TCAGGCTAGTATCGATTTGTACATATGACTACAAAGTTTCCAATAAAAGATCGGTAATTGATTGATACTTGCTTTGGCTTTGTTACAAACTTGTCTTTCTAGAAATTTCTACAAATTGCATTATTTACAGTAATATACTTACTAAACTTCTGTTAGATTTTCTAACAGAAGTTTGGTATGCCGTCATGCAGTGAATATTTCTTTGAGTGAAATGAcagtgacttttctttttttattattttattttatgacgtAATAGACAGGACAGGAATAATTTATATCAGTTCAACTTTGCCTACCTTGCTTTGATAtcgttaggttaggtttaggtctTTGTATGCGTACAAATGAACTCCCAgctgtttttgtagtttgtcAACTGCTTGGGTATGAGACCAACCTGGCAATTTGGAGATGTCTACGGATTGGATCCAGAGCTCCTCAGCATGGTTCCAAGACCAGTGTGTGCAGTGCTGCTTCTCTTCCCAGTGACAGACAAGgtacttttttaaatctttggtGTAAAATGCATTAACCGCATGGTCATAAACCACAATTGATGTCTCCACATTATGCCTGCACTTAGTGACCTAACAATTACTGTACATGTTGTACAGAATCATGTCTATAATGTTGAACAATGTTTATTCAGAgatttctctcctccttctgtctAGTATGAGGCTTTCAagcaagaagaggaagagaaactcAAGGGTCAGCCACAGGAGATCTCTCCTGACGTCTACTTCATCAAGCAAACTATTGGAAACGCCTGTGGAACGATAGGATTAATTCATGCAGTGGCAAACAACCACGCACACCTGGAATTTGGTAAGTGTTTATTCTGTTTACGTCATGTTGGTAGAGATAGGAATCTCCCTTACAATCCATCATCTCCCATTACAATATCATTTGTTGACACTAGATGTTGACTGATAGTGGATTTTTACAGATTAATAAAAGATTAGTTTCCCTCAAAAGATTCTAATTGaaaatttaattttagtttattttatcttgACAAACTGTATGCTATGTCATTGTATAATTCAGCACAAAACTTAAGATGGGCTGCAGCATGGATATCAGTCTTTTACCCGTCAAACACTTATTAAATGGAATTTCTAAGGAAGCAGGCACTTTGAGTGTATTTTAGCAGCTCCAAGtacaaaagattaaaaataaaaccatgcaTCAATTTATAATATTGATAAATATTAGTGTCCTTCCTCCTTAGAGCCTGATTCTCCACTGAAGAAGTTTATTGAACAAACGTCTAAAATGACCTCAGAAGAAAGGGCAGCCTTCCTGGAAAAAGATGAGGtaaagaaacactgaaaataaaactcTAGCTCATGGATGGGGTGATGAAGTGTTCACCAAAGTGaagttttttttgggaggggttttgtcagtttttcacaaaaatgattttttttgttacgCTCATGGTatattttcatcatcttttagTCAGTCAGACCATAAAAGAGGTTTTGGCCACAGACCTTTCTCAGTGTGATGGCAGCCTATTCAGTAACGGCTCTGTAGCTGTCATTTGTCAGGTGATAATAACACTGGCCTTGTGTTATGTACTTTTGTAGAAGACTGGTAAAATAACCATGAAGTAGAAAACCTACCAGGAATCACTTATGAATACACTCATTGGCTCTTTTCCCTACTTTCTGTTTCAGAGTATACGCGTTACACATGAATCCAGTGCACAGGAGGGACAGACTGAGGTTCGTATTGACTTTTAGTAAAAGGAGGATGCTTCAGACAGTCCagtcttttttgtttattaagaatgtgtttaatgtgaaaaTCACTTTGTTTAATTCTTGTTTGTGTTAGGCCCCGAGTTTAGATGAGAAAGTGAATCTGCATTTTATAGCTTTTGTGAATATCGGAGGACAGTTATATGAACTGGGTGAGTTAACCACTGCTCTATCAAAAATATTGAGCAGCATTTGCCTCATTGTTTATGATATTTACTTCATCCACATTTCtacttttttataaatctaGACGGCAGCAAGCCTTTCCCGATTGTCCACGGAACAACCTCAGAAGAAAATTTCCTGGAGGTAAGgctttaatgaataaaacagacaTATTGTCATAAAAACATTGTGCTGGTCGAGTTGCAAGTCACCGTGTTTTCAAATTGCCCCGCAGGACGCTGCAAAGGTTTGTAAGGTCTTCATGGCTCGCGACCCTCAGGAGCTGCGTTTCACCATCATTGCCCTCTCCAAAGATTCGTACTGAGGAAGCTCCAATGTGAACCcggaaaacaaagaaaaaacattactgCCAAACATTCTCAAGTGCTGACATCATTGGagttttttccccacaaatacttttttccccacaaataCTACTCTAAAATATCAGGGGTATCTTTCTGAAGTAAtgttccattctttttttttttgggtatAAATCACTTGAAATTCTAAGAGAGTGCTGCTGTAAGCTAAAAGTATTTCCTGTTGAGATCAAAATCTTCCAGTTCCCCCCTGCTGAACCATTTCTAACTGTAAAACAGATGCACTATATTGACACTACACTAAAGTTTGTTTACATGGCGTGTTTGGCTTTCAATTaagaaagaaattgaaaaaaagattcCTCAGCtcgacttttttttattttactccaaGTTCAATGAAACGTGCTGCATGTAGTGATTTTGTTTTGGTCATGAGTCCAACCACATGGTCAAAACCAGCTGAAGAAAGATGTTTGGCAAGGCTTTATTCTCAGTTATAGCTTTGGAAAAACAGAGAAGCCTGATGCTGTTGTATGCGGTAATAATGTTATGAaactctgatttaaaaaaaacatgcctccTGTAAGTGACGCTAGCTGAATACTGCAGACTGTACATCAACATGGAAGGTGCCTACATTTTTGTAATAAGAATTACAAATTCTGTCAAATAAAAGGCaaatttattaaacatttactttGTTGATCTTCTCTGGGACACACATATTAGTTCAAAATACCTTTTGTTAATAATGCATATAAATTGGACTTTGATGGGTTTATTGCTCCATGTATACAGCTTGATCAGGCCTGCTTAagagaattaaaacaaaatattctgctccAGATTTTTCTCACGAACGCAGCAGTGTGATTGTGACGCTGTAATGCATACAAAATATTACAGGTATGGCGGTATCGGTGCTGAACCAAGAGCCAGTGATCAGCAGACGCACCTCAATGCAAAGAAGACTggtataatataaaatattattttactctACTCCCAATTACACGTTCATCTACACAATCCAACAGTCATGTTCGAGACGAGTGGAGAGAAAATGCAGATCACATTCGTGCTTTAATGGACTgtataaaaatgagaaaaatactgGGATGATGTTGAAAGAGATATTGGCTCATAAATTACCACAGAAATTTGTTGTGTTATACGTAGTTGATCCGACAAGGTAAAGGATGAGATAGGCGATACCTGGTTAAGGTTGTGTTCAGAGCAACCAAGAAATGCCAAGAAATCACCAGGAAATGCTGCAGAGTTCCCTCCTACTTTGAGTCCCTGGCTGGATACACTGAGATATTTGAAAAGACTCCTACATGTTGTAAAAATTCAACGAGAAATGGGACAATAGATTGCTTTTAAGACCATTCACCAAGACACCACTGGAACCATTGAGTAAAGACATCCTGAGTTTTATGTTTGGTGTTTATATCACTGCATTATTTCTCTTTGTTCTGTAGATACTAGGTCACTGCAATGGCCAAATGAAATACTATTAAGAAATAGGAGGCGAAGTGTGAAAAAGGCCTCTTTCCTGACGGATTTGAATGCAACCAGGAACATGTTCTAAAATTTGCTAAATCATTCTAATTTTACTGAATATCTCGTTATAGTACATCAGTGGATTGACATGAAAGGAGCATTTAATGTTGCTGGTCAATGTGGAGCTTATTTGAAcgaatatatattatacaataaaatatatgttttgtcaCATAATCAATGGTTTTGTATGAAGAatttgaatctgcaaagtaacttatGTTAACTATTTGTAGCAGGGTAAGATGCATTTCGttctaaaatcaaacaaaaacgtATAACTTAATTACAATTGTCATtcacattacatacatacatgaaatttgactTCTGCttttaacccatcctaagcattttTATGAGCAGTGGGCTTCTGTGAAACGCCCAGGGATCAAGTTGGGGTTCAGTGTCCTGCTCAAGAACACCTCGACATGTGAACTGTAGGAggccagggatcgaaccaccaaccttgtgattctgaaatgtagtggagtagaaatatCAAGTGCACTCAAGTACAAGTAGCATATCTCATACTGCTTACCAATCCTGCATTACAATTaagtaattattataatatataataattaggGGCgcctgtggcgtagtggagagcaaggtagttctccaatcagagggtcggtggttcgatacccggcttctgcagtcgatgtgtccttgggcaagacacttaaccccaagttgctcctgaaggccatcggtgtggactggatgatgaatgttagttagagtctgatggtggcaccttgcatggtagcctgtcatcagtgtgtgaatgggtgaatgatatgtaatatactactgactgtaagtcactttggataaaagcgtctgctaaatgactgtaatgtaatgtaatg
The Anoplopoma fimbria isolate UVic2021 breed Golden Eagle Sablefish chromosome 16, Afim_UVic_2022, whole genome shotgun sequence genome window above contains:
- the uchl3 gene encoding ubiquitin carboxyl-terminal hydrolase isozyme L3 encodes the protein MDSPRWLPLESNPEVMTKFVNCLGMRPTWQFGDVYGLDPELLSMVPRPVCAVLLLFPVTDKYEAFKQEEEEKLKGQPQEISPDVYFIKQTIGNACGTIGLIHAVANNHAHLEFEPDSPLKKFIEQTSKMTSEERAAFLEKDESIRVTHESSAQEGQTEAPSLDEKVNLHFIAFVNIGGQLYELDGSKPFPIVHGTTSEENFLEDAAKVCKVFMARDPQELRFTIIALSKDSY